Proteins encoded by one window of Ovis canadensis isolate MfBH-ARS-UI-01 breed Bighorn chromosome 14, ARS-UI_OviCan_v2, whole genome shotgun sequence:
- the ZNF444 gene encoding zinc finger protein 444 isoform X1, with amino-acid sequence MGRLRPGPRRPVETLQTAPSPTQRRRDPAAGPMEALGLGPVKQERGAAEGLTADSPWHRFRHFHLGDAPGPREALGLLRALCRAWLRPEVRTKEQMLELLVLEQFLSALPTEVQAWVCSRRPQSGEEAVALLEELWGPATRAPQDATRGSGVGVGEEAGGATPSGDAAPRTEEPATADAQAARPYKQEPGSPPPAPPAPPAPGLPTFPAAPGTTSCPDCGKASLKPAHLLRHRQSHSGEKPHACPECGKAFRRKEHLRRHRGTHPGGPGPALRPLPAREKPHACCECGKTFYWREHLVRHRKTHSGARPFACWQCGKGFGRREHVLRHQRTHGRAACAGGAAPGPEGATPFPPWPLG; translated from the exons ATGGGGAGGCTGCGGCCCGGACCCCGGAGGCCAGTCGAGACCTTGCAGACAGCCCCCTCCCCGACTCAAAG GCGCCGTGACCCCGCCGCCGGCCCCATGGAGGCGCTGGGCCTGGGCCCCGTGAAGCAGGAGCGAGGCGCCGCCGAGGGCCTGACCGCCGACTCGCCGTGGCACCGCTTCCGCCACTTCCACCTGGGCGATGCCCCGGGGCCCCGCGAGGCTCTGGGGCTGCTGCGCGCGCTCTGCCGGGCCTGGCTGCGGCCCGAGGTGCGCACCAAGGAGCAGATGCTGGAGCTGCTGGTGCTCGAGCAGTTCCTGAGCGCGCTGCCCACCGAGGTGCAGGCCTGGGTGTGCAGCCGCCGGCCGCAGAGCGGCGAGGAGGCCGTGGCGCTGCTGGAGGAGCTGTGG GGACCAGCGACGAGGGCGCCTCAGGATGCGACCAGAGGCTCCGGGGTCGGCGTgggagaggaagctggtggggcgACACCCTCAG GAGATGCGGCCCCCAGGACTGAGGAACCGGCGACGGCAGACGCCCAGGCCGCGCGCCCCTACAAGCAGGAGCCGGGCAGCCCCCCGCCGGCGCCGCCAGCCCCGCCTGCGCCCGGCCTGCCCACCTTCCCGGCAGCCCCGGGCACCACGTCCTGCCCCGACTGCGGCAAGGCCTCGCTGAAGCCTGCGCACCTGCTGCGCCACCGGCAGAGCCACTCGGGCGAGAAGCCGCACGCCTGCCCCGAGTGCGGCAAGGCCTTCCGGCGCAAGGAGCACCTGCGGCGCCACCGCGGCACGCACCCTGGCGGCCCGGGCCCGGCTCTGCGCCCGCTGCCCGCGCGCGAGAAGCCGCACGCCTGCTGCGAGTGCGGCAAGACCTTCTACTGGCGCGAGCACTTGGTGCGCCACCGCAAGACGCACTCGGGCGCCCGGCCCTTCGCCTGCTGGCAGTGCGGCAAGGGCTTCGGGCGCCGCGAGCACGTGCTCCGCCACCAGCGCACCCACGGGCGCGCGGCCTGCGCGGGCGGCGCGGCCCCGGGCCCCGAGGGCGCCACGCCCTTCCCGCCCTGGCCCCTGGGGTAG
- the ZNF444 gene encoding zinc finger protein 444 isoform X2: MEALGLGPVKQERGAAEGLTADSPWHRFRHFHLGDAPGPREALGLLRALCRAWLRPEVRTKEQMLELLVLEQFLSALPTEVQAWVCSRRPQSGEEAVALLEELWGPATRAPQDATRGSGVGVGEEAGGATPSGDAAPRTEEPATADAQAARPYKQEPGSPPPAPPAPPAPGLPTFPAAPGTTSCPDCGKASLKPAHLLRHRQSHSGEKPHACPECGKAFRRKEHLRRHRGTHPGGPGPALRPLPAREKPHACCECGKTFYWREHLVRHRKTHSGARPFACWQCGKGFGRREHVLRHQRTHGRAACAGGAAPGPEGATPFPPWPLG, translated from the exons ATGGAGGCGCTGGGCCTGGGCCCCGTGAAGCAGGAGCGAGGCGCCGCCGAGGGCCTGACCGCCGACTCGCCGTGGCACCGCTTCCGCCACTTCCACCTGGGCGATGCCCCGGGGCCCCGCGAGGCTCTGGGGCTGCTGCGCGCGCTCTGCCGGGCCTGGCTGCGGCCCGAGGTGCGCACCAAGGAGCAGATGCTGGAGCTGCTGGTGCTCGAGCAGTTCCTGAGCGCGCTGCCCACCGAGGTGCAGGCCTGGGTGTGCAGCCGCCGGCCGCAGAGCGGCGAGGAGGCCGTGGCGCTGCTGGAGGAGCTGTGG GGACCAGCGACGAGGGCGCCTCAGGATGCGACCAGAGGCTCCGGGGTCGGCGTgggagaggaagctggtggggcgACACCCTCAG GAGATGCGGCCCCCAGGACTGAGGAACCGGCGACGGCAGACGCCCAGGCCGCGCGCCCCTACAAGCAGGAGCCGGGCAGCCCCCCGCCGGCGCCGCCAGCCCCGCCTGCGCCCGGCCTGCCCACCTTCCCGGCAGCCCCGGGCACCACGTCCTGCCCCGACTGCGGCAAGGCCTCGCTGAAGCCTGCGCACCTGCTGCGCCACCGGCAGAGCCACTCGGGCGAGAAGCCGCACGCCTGCCCCGAGTGCGGCAAGGCCTTCCGGCGCAAGGAGCACCTGCGGCGCCACCGCGGCACGCACCCTGGCGGCCCGGGCCCGGCTCTGCGCCCGCTGCCCGCGCGCGAGAAGCCGCACGCCTGCTGCGAGTGCGGCAAGACCTTCTACTGGCGCGAGCACTTGGTGCGCCACCGCAAGACGCACTCGGGCGCCCGGCCCTTCGCCTGCTGGCAGTGCGGCAAGGGCTTCGGGCGCCGCGAGCACGTGCTCCGCCACCAGCGCACCCACGGGCGCGCGGCCTGCGCGGGCGGCGCGGCCCCGGGCCCCGAGGGCGCCACGCCCTTCCCGCCCTGGCCCCTGGGGTAG